The Nakamurella deserti genome contains a region encoding:
- a CDS encoding NAD(P)/FAD-dependent oxidoreductase, which translates to MVAPLWWEGVSRTPRDPLPGDRSHDVAIVGAGFTGLWTAWYLRRADPSLRIVVLEREYAGFGASGRNGGWASDLFPVSDAGLAHRYGRDAARAMRGAVRSSIDEIEAFARGAAPGAHVTRGGELSFARTPAQRVRAQAAVRESEQWGEDVRWLDPAGLASVCGVTGALGATFTPHCAAVDPGALVRGLADAVVGAGVTLHESTAVTSIAPGRVVTDRGTVTADVVVRATEAYTAGLPGATRALAPVYSLITATETLTDAQSAAVGLLDRPTFGDHGNLVIYGQRTHDGRIVFGGRGAPYHFGSRIRPEFDADATVFASLRRTLVELFPALRGIRFTHAWGGPLGIPRDWHASVGFDRASGTAWAGGYVGDGVSTSNLAGRTLADLITGTGSELVTLPWVNHRSRRWEPEPLRWAGINGGLRLAALVDRREAATGRPSRLGTVLGALTGD; encoded by the coding sequence CGGGCGACCGCAGCCATGACGTGGCCATCGTCGGCGCCGGCTTCACCGGACTGTGGACGGCCTGGTACCTGCGCCGCGCCGACCCGTCGCTGCGGATCGTGGTGCTGGAACGGGAATACGCCGGATTCGGCGCCTCCGGGCGCAACGGCGGCTGGGCGTCGGACCTGTTCCCGGTGTCCGACGCCGGCCTGGCCCACCGCTACGGACGGGACGCGGCCCGGGCGATGCGCGGCGCGGTCCGGTCCTCGATCGACGAGATCGAGGCGTTCGCCCGCGGCGCGGCGCCGGGAGCGCACGTCACGCGCGGCGGCGAGCTGTCGTTCGCGCGGACACCGGCGCAGCGGGTCCGGGCGCAGGCCGCGGTCCGCGAATCGGAGCAGTGGGGCGAGGACGTCCGGTGGCTGGACCCGGCCGGGCTGGCCTCGGTCTGTGGCGTCACCGGGGCGCTGGGGGCGACGTTCACCCCGCACTGCGCCGCGGTCGATCCGGGGGCGCTGGTCCGTGGTCTCGCGGATGCGGTCGTCGGGGCGGGCGTCACGCTGCACGAGTCGACGGCGGTGACCTCGATCGCACCGGGCAGGGTGGTGACCGACCGGGGAACCGTGACCGCCGACGTGGTGGTGCGGGCCACCGAGGCGTACACCGCGGGACTTCCGGGCGCGACCCGCGCGCTGGCTCCGGTGTATTCGCTGATCACGGCCACCGAAACGCTGACCGACGCGCAGTCGGCGGCGGTCGGGCTGCTGGACCGGCCGACGTTCGGTGATCACGGCAACCTGGTGATCTACGGGCAACGCACCCACGACGGGCGCATCGTCTTCGGCGGACGCGGGGCGCCGTACCACTTCGGGTCGCGGATCCGGCCGGAGTTCGACGCGGACGCGACGGTGTTCGCGTCGTTGCGGCGGACGCTGGTGGAGCTGTTCCCGGCGCTGCGGGGCATCCGCTTCACGCACGCATGGGGTGGGCCGCTGGGGATCCCGCGGGACTGGCACGCCTCGGTCGGCTTCGACCGGGCGAGCGGGACCGCCTGGGCCGGCGGCTACGTGGGCGACGGCGTGAGCACCAGCAACCTGGCCGGCCGGACGCTGGCCGACCTGATCACCGGCACGGGGTCGGAGCTGGTCACGCTGCCGTGGGTGAACCACCGGTCGCGCCGGTGGGAGCCGGAGCCGCTGCGATGGGCGGGCATCAACGGGGGGCTACGGCTGGCGGCGCTGGTGGACCGGCGCGAAGCGGCGACCGGCCGACCGTCGCGGCTCGGCACCGTGCTGGGGGCGTTGACCGGGGACTGA
- a CDS encoding ABC transporter ATP-binding protein, whose product MAVIEIRGLQKTYTRFNKPPEHAVRGLDLTVDAGGVFGFLGPNGSGKTTTIRLLLGLARPDGGTMTMFGRPIPTDLPAVIGRVGALVETPLFFPQFSGRRNLELLASATGLPTSRVDAMLELVDLSGRAGDRVKGYSLGMKQRLGIAAALLKDPELIILDEPGNGLDAAGIKEVRELIVRLGAGGRTVLLSSHQLAEVQQVCDRVAIMSHGAVIASGSVAELLAAGSSGEVRVRVGDLASGADVLRARGFTVTRDDATLRVGGVTDAAEITRALSDAGLYLSELSPVSADLESVFLTLTGEPGSAAGPSAAAEVAA is encoded by the coding sequence ATGGCAGTGATCGAGATCCGTGGTCTGCAGAAGACCTACACACGGTTCAACAAGCCGCCCGAGCACGCGGTCCGCGGGCTGGACCTGACCGTCGACGCCGGTGGTGTCTTCGGATTCCTCGGGCCCAACGGCTCCGGCAAGACGACGACCATCCGGCTGCTGCTCGGCCTGGCCCGCCCCGACGGCGGCACCATGACGATGTTCGGCCGGCCGATCCCCACCGACCTGCCGGCGGTCATCGGCCGGGTCGGTGCGCTGGTGGAGACGCCGTTGTTCTTCCCGCAGTTCAGCGGGCGCCGCAACCTCGAACTGCTCGCCTCCGCGACCGGTCTGCCGACGTCCCGGGTCGACGCCATGCTGGAGCTGGTCGACCTGAGCGGCCGCGCCGGCGACCGGGTCAAGGGCTACTCGCTGGGCATGAAACAGCGCCTCGGCATCGCGGCGGCGTTGTTGAAGGACCCGGAGCTGATCATCCTGGACGAGCCGGGGAACGGGCTCGACGCCGCCGGCATCAAGGAGGTGCGGGAGCTCATCGTGCGGCTGGGGGCCGGTGGCCGCACGGTGCTGCTGTCGTCGCACCAGCTGGCCGAGGTCCAGCAGGTCTGCGACCGGGTGGCGATCATGTCGCACGGCGCGGTCATCGCGTCCGGGTCCGTCGCGGAACTGCTCGCCGCGGGGAGCAGCGGTGAGGTCCGGGTCCGGGTCGGCGACCTCGCGTCGGGCGCGGACGTGCTGCGGGCCCGGGGGTTCACGGTCACCCGGGACGACGCCACCCTGCGGGTCGGTGGCGTGACCGACGCCGCCGAGATCACCCGGGCGCTCAGCGACGCCGGGCTCTACCTGTCGGAGCTGTCACCGGTGTCGGCGGACCTGGAGAGCGTGTTCCTGACGTTGACCGGTGAGCCCGGATCCGCGGCCGGTCCGTCGGCCGCGGCCGAGGTGGCCGCGTGA
- a CDS encoding TDT family transporter translates to MTGILVPTAAPAPHRWVRFGLLADLADPRSVFAALTPNWYASVMGTGIVAVAAASLTVTVPGLRSVAVGFWGLATFLLPALTVATAVHWWRCPTTARGYLGDPVMAHFYGAPPMALMTVGAATLLVGADVVGERWALGIDVALWIAGTLAGLVGAVVVPYLLVRRHRLTIGGAFGGWLMSVVPPMVSASTGALLVPHLPAGGARVALVVAGYAMVGFSLTASVVVILLLCHRLAVFPPGPARMVPTLWIVLGPLGQSVTAVNLLAGAAAVARPGPTADALSVFGTGYGTVVLVLALGWAGYAVTVTARTVRRGGLPFSLTWWSFTFPVGTCVTGANGMALRTGSAGWAVVAGVLFAVLLSTWLVVAARTAAGSRRGSLFLPVTAR, encoded by the coding sequence ATGACCGGAATCCTCGTCCCCACCGCCGCTCCCGCGCCGCACCGGTGGGTGCGGTTCGGTCTGCTGGCCGATCTGGCCGACCCGCGGTCGGTGTTCGCGGCACTCACCCCCAACTGGTACGCCTCGGTGATGGGTACCGGGATCGTCGCGGTGGCCGCCGCCTCGCTGACCGTGACCGTGCCGGGACTGCGGTCGGTGGCGGTCGGGTTCTGGGGGCTCGCCACGTTCCTGCTGCCGGCGTTGACGGTGGCGACTGCCGTGCACTGGTGGCGGTGTCCGACCACGGCCCGTGGGTATCTCGGCGACCCGGTGATGGCGCACTTCTACGGCGCCCCGCCGATGGCGCTGATGACGGTCGGGGCCGCCACCCTCCTGGTCGGAGCGGACGTCGTCGGCGAGCGGTGGGCGCTGGGGATCGACGTGGCGCTCTGGATCGCCGGGACCCTCGCCGGTCTCGTCGGGGCCGTGGTCGTGCCGTACCTGCTGGTGCGCCGGCACCGGCTGACCATCGGTGGCGCGTTCGGTGGGTGGCTGATGTCGGTCGTGCCGCCGATGGTCTCGGCGTCCACCGGTGCCCTGCTGGTCCCGCACCTGCCTGCCGGCGGGGCCCGGGTCGCGCTGGTGGTGGCCGGCTACGCCATGGTCGGGTTCAGTCTGACGGCCTCGGTGGTCGTGATCCTCCTGCTGTGCCACCGGCTGGCGGTCTTCCCGCCCGGACCGGCGCGGATGGTGCCCACGCTGTGGATCGTCCTCGGACCGCTGGGCCAGTCGGTGACGGCGGTGAACCTGCTCGCCGGTGCGGCCGCCGTCGCACGGCCCGGACCGACCGCAGACGCCCTGTCGGTCTTCGGGACCGGTTACGGGACGGTGGTTCTCGTCCTGGCACTGGGGTGGGCGGGGTACGCGGTGACCGTTACCGCGCGGACCGTGCGGCGCGGTGGCCTGCCGTTCTCCCTGACGTGGTGGTCGTTCACCTTCCCGGTCGGTACCTGTGTCACCGGTGCGAACGGGATGGCCCTGCGCACGGGTTCCGCAGGGTGGGCGGTCGTGGCCGGTGTGCTGTTCGCCGTGCTCCTCAGCACCTGGCTGGTCGTCGCGGCCCGGACGGCCGCCGGTAGCCGGCGGGGGTCGCTGTTCCTCCCGGTGACGGCCCGCTGA
- a CDS encoding LysR family transcriptional regulator, with product MRCGVTTSVCDGGGRVGAVLSSRMPDLAALEVLLAVAHTGSLNAAARQVGVSQQAVSARIAAIETQTGVPLVRRTPQGSTLTPAGVTVAAWADRLIGIASEFDTGLATLRRGRRSHLRLSASLTVAEQLLPRWLVAFHSAARASGREATEVTLSATNSDRVLADIRAGSADLGFIEGPSVPRGIRSRVVGRDHLVVVARPDHPWVRRGRALTAEALNDTPLVSREEGSGTRDALSTALRKVLGSREQATPVMALSTTSAVRAAVLAGAGPAVLSALALADDLSTGRLRAVPVSGLDLSRTLRAVWTGPPQPPAGAARDLLSHIVVHHQH from the coding sequence ATGCGTTGTGGGGTTACAACCTCTGTTTGTGACGGTGGCGGTAGGGTCGGGGCCGTGCTCAGCTCCCGGATGCCCGACCTCGCCGCCCTGGAGGTGCTGCTCGCGGTGGCCCACACCGGCAGCCTGAACGCCGCGGCCCGCCAGGTCGGCGTCAGCCAGCAGGCGGTCTCGGCGCGGATCGCGGCGATCGAGACGCAGACCGGGGTACCGCTGGTCCGGCGCACCCCCCAGGGTTCCACCCTCACCCCGGCCGGCGTGACGGTGGCGGCCTGGGCCGACCGGCTCATCGGCATCGCCTCGGAGTTCGACACCGGACTCGCCACGCTGCGCCGCGGCCGCCGCAGTCACCTGCGGCTCAGCGCCAGCCTGACCGTCGCCGAGCAGCTGCTGCCCCGCTGGCTGGTCGCGTTCCACAGTGCGGCCCGGGCGTCCGGGCGGGAGGCCACCGAGGTCACGCTGAGCGCCACCAACAGCGACCGCGTCCTCGCCGACATCCGCGCCGGTTCGGCCGATCTGGGCTTCATCGAAGGGCCGTCGGTCCCCCGCGGCATCCGCAGCCGGGTCGTCGGCCGGGACCACCTGGTGGTGGTCGCCCGGCCCGACCACCCCTGGGTGCGCCGCGGGCGGGCACTCACCGCCGAGGCGCTCAACGACACCCCGCTGGTCAGCCGCGAGGAGGGGTCCGGTACCCGCGACGCGCTGAGCACCGCCCTGCGCAAGGTGCTCGGCTCCCGCGAGCAGGCGACGCCGGTGATGGCCCTGTCGACGACCTCGGCGGTCCGGGCCGCGGTGCTGGCGGGCGCCGGTCCCGCCGTGCTGAGCGCGCTGGCGCTGGCCGACGACCTGTCCACCGGGCGGTTGCGCGCGGTACCGGTGTCGGGTCTGGACCTGTCGCGCACGCTGCGGGCGGTGTGGACGGGCCCGCCACAGCCACCGGCCGGCGCCGCCCGCGATCTGTTGAGTCACATCGTGGTCCACCATCAGCACTGA
- a CDS encoding HAD family hydrolase, translating into MQSAPAMVVSDMDGTLLNDLGVVTSRTAAALKRADAAGARVVIATGRPVWWLGPVIDAGFDGIAVCMNGAIVYDIAAQEVLSASLLTADVAQEFVADLTRLEPRFALAVERAGTQLASCFAEESYDHPWADGVFQRVPRAELLAEPVAKLLVRGTEGSADLAAHARAAAGDRVAVTYSTDDGLVEIAAPGVNKGTALDRLAQGWGIDPAHVIAFGDMPNDLEMLSWAGHGVAMGNGHTEVHAVADEVIGLHHHDAVAEVLERWF; encoded by the coding sequence GTGCAGAGTGCTCCGGCGATGGTGGTGTCCGACATGGACGGGACCCTGCTGAACGATCTGGGGGTCGTCACGAGCCGCACGGCGGCGGCCCTGAAGCGGGCCGACGCGGCGGGGGCGCGGGTGGTCATCGCCACCGGCCGCCCCGTCTGGTGGTTGGGGCCGGTCATCGACGCCGGGTTCGACGGCATCGCGGTGTGCATGAACGGGGCGATCGTGTACGACATCGCCGCCCAGGAGGTGCTGTCGGCGTCCCTGCTGACCGCCGACGTCGCGCAGGAGTTCGTCGCCGACCTCACCCGTCTCGAGCCGCGCTTCGCGCTGGCCGTCGAGCGGGCGGGCACCCAGCTCGCGTCGTGTTTCGCCGAGGAGAGCTACGACCACCCGTGGGCCGACGGGGTGTTCCAGCGGGTACCGCGGGCGGAGCTGCTCGCCGAGCCGGTCGCCAAGCTGCTGGTCCGCGGCACCGAGGGATCGGCCGACCTGGCCGCCCACGCCCGGGCCGCCGCCGGTGACCGGGTGGCCGTCACCTACTCCACCGACGACGGCCTCGTCGAGATCGCCGCCCCCGGCGTCAACAAGGGCACCGCCCTGGACCGGTTGGCGCAGGGCTGGGGCATCGACCCGGCGCACGTCATCGCCTTCGGGGACATGCCCAACGACCTGGAGATGCTGAGCTGGGCCGGTCACGGCGTCGCCATGGGCAACGGTCACACCGAGGTCCACGCCGTCGCCGACGAGGTCATCGGTCTGCACCACCACGACGCGGTCGCCGAGGTCCTCGAACGCTGGTTCTGA